One genomic region from Ornithinicoccus hortensis encodes:
- a CDS encoding YoaK family protein, with product MTTSPRRERLHLVLMLILTFSTGVVDAVGYLGFDRVFTGNMTGNVVILGMGLAGAEELPVLRPLLALGLFLVGALLGGRLSTHEQGWTRRTTLAFGLAALSLTLLAVVMATLDAADSGPVGTVTTSTLALTMGLQAATAKRLGVTDVSTVVVTSTITGLAADSRLAGGQGPRSGRRALAVLLILLGALTGALLLRIDPWVGVALSATLCLVVTCAGHRDSRREVPVAATQPA from the coding sequence GTGACCACGTCGCCGCGCCGCGAGCGCCTCCACCTCGTCCTGATGCTGATCCTCACGTTCTCCACCGGGGTGGTCGACGCCGTCGGCTACCTCGGCTTCGACCGGGTGTTCACCGGCAACATGACCGGCAACGTCGTCATCCTCGGGATGGGCCTCGCCGGGGCCGAGGAGCTGCCGGTCCTCCGCCCGCTGCTGGCGCTCGGGCTGTTCCTGGTGGGGGCCCTGCTCGGGGGGCGGCTGTCGACCCACGAGCAGGGCTGGACCCGGCGGACCACCCTGGCGTTCGGGCTGGCCGCCCTCTCGCTGACCCTGCTCGCGGTGGTCATGGCGACCCTGGACGCGGCCGACTCCGGCCCCGTCGGCACCGTCACCACCTCCACCCTCGCCCTGACGATGGGCCTCCAGGCGGCCACGGCGAAGAGGCTGGGCGTCACGGACGTCAGCACGGTGGTGGTGACCTCCACGATCACCGGCCTTGCCGCCGACTCCCGCCTCGCCGGCGGTCAGGGCCCGCGCAGCGGCAGGCGGGCGCTGGCCGTGCTCCTGATCCTGCTGGGGGCGCTGACCGGCGCCCTGCTGCTGCGGATCGACCCGTGGGTGGGCGTGGCCCTGTCGGCGACCCTGTGCCTGGTGGTGACCTGCGCGGGCCACCGGGACTCCCGGCGGGAGGTCCCGGTGGCGGCCACGCAGCCGGCGTGA
- a CDS encoding 3-isopropylmalate dehydrogenase produces MGHHRLAVIPGDGIGPEVTDAALAVLDAAEQRFGFSTERTTVSLGADRYLESGELLPDEAVAELRSNDAILFGAIGSPKVTPGILEHGVILAMRAAMTQAVNLRPVRLYPGVPTPIAGLTPQRCDLVVVRENSEGAYVGRGSTVHRGTPAAVAVQESVNTWYAAHRAVDFSFRLAQQRRKKLTLCHKTNVLVEAGRLWLSVVEELSAQYPDVETDYVHVDAMCMHLPTTPERFDVVVTDNLFGDIVTDLGAVLAGGLGVAASGNLNLDGSGTSMFEPIHGSAPDIAGRGWANPAGAVLSLALALGTLGEGEAAAAVEAAAASVLSELPALAGEAMGATTEVVGQRIVDRLGEVDSDLLGGDSLMAQLAAVANA; encoded by the coding sequence ATGGGTCATCACCGGTTGGCCGTCATCCCCGGGGACGGGATCGGGCCAGAGGTCACCGACGCGGCACTCGCCGTGCTGGACGCCGCCGAGCAACGGTTCGGCTTCAGCACCGAGCGCACCACGGTCTCCCTCGGGGCCGACCGGTACCTGGAGAGCGGGGAGCTCCTCCCGGACGAGGCGGTGGCCGAGCTGCGCAGCAACGACGCGATCCTGTTCGGTGCCATCGGCAGCCCCAAGGTGACCCCGGGGATCCTCGAGCACGGCGTGATCCTGGCCATGCGCGCCGCGATGACCCAGGCCGTCAACCTGCGCCCCGTGCGGCTCTACCCGGGGGTGCCCACCCCGATCGCGGGCCTCACGCCGCAGCGGTGCGACCTGGTCGTGGTCCGGGAGAACAGCGAGGGCGCGTATGTCGGCCGCGGCAGCACCGTGCACCGCGGCACCCCCGCCGCGGTGGCGGTGCAGGAGTCGGTGAACACCTGGTATGCCGCGCACCGCGCCGTGGACTTCTCCTTCCGGCTGGCCCAGCAGCGCCGCAAGAAGCTCACCCTGTGCCACAAGACGAACGTGCTGGTCGAGGCCGGCAGGCTGTGGCTGTCGGTGGTGGAAGAGCTGTCGGCGCAGTACCCGGACGTGGAGACCGACTACGTCCACGTGGACGCCATGTGCATGCACCTGCCGACCACGCCGGAGCGGTTCGACGTGGTCGTCACCGACAACCTGTTCGGCGACATCGTCACGGACCTGGGTGCCGTGCTCGCCGGTGGCCTCGGGGTCGCCGCCAGCGGCAACCTCAACCTGGACGGGTCCGGCACGAGCATGTTCGAGCCGATCCACGGCTCGGCGCCGGACATCGCCGGGCGCGGGTGGGCGAACCCGGCGGGCGCGGTGCTCTCCCTGGCGCTGGCCCTGGGCACCCTCGGCGAGGGGGAGGCCGCCGCCGCGGTGGAGGCCGCCGCAGCGTCCGTGCTCTCCGAGCTCCCGGCCCTGGCCGGCGAGGCGATGGGCGCCACCACCGAGGTGGTCGGCCAACGGATCGTGGACCGGCTCGGCGAGGTGGACTCCGACCTCCTGGGCGGGGACAGCCTGATGGCCCAGCTGGCGGCCGTGGCGAACGCCTGA